One segment of Primulina tabacum isolate GXHZ01 chromosome 14, ASM2559414v2, whole genome shotgun sequence DNA contains the following:
- the LOC142523798 gene encoding uncharacterized protein LOC142523798: MMQTTFKELMTTHMQNGALAHEHGLTPKDRQIVEFMCNGTFEDKDPNEAIEYLDSLAENAQNWDTIGTIEPSNKIQSPTSGGVSKGQILNHFLKITIQVGEIIQNLVGEIEKGKFPSQSLPNPKDHHSQTGTSGTQPMDQVKSVITLRSGKVVEKSILEPCEDDGRPFLATSNALINCRNGIMKLSFGNMTLELNVFNLCKQPDKRKFLNEVKNFYWYDSYLFNYCPYQIFRRCIPDNEVSSVIKFCHSEACGGHFSSKKTAAKILQCGFYWPTLFKDTHEICKICENCQKLGAISKRNMMPLYPIIEIEIFDCWGIDFVGPFPSSFGYLYILVAVDYVSKWIEAIPCRTNDHKIVIKFLKENIFSRFGIPRAMISDGGTHFVNKPSASLMKKYGITHKVTTPYHYQKNGQVELANREIKQILEKISGFGYYSYSF, from the exons ATGATGCAAactactttcaaggagctcatgactacacacaTGCAAAATGGGGCACTAGCCCATGAGCAtg gcttaacacctaaagataggcaaattgttgaatttatgtgtaatggaacatttgaagataaagatccaaatgaggcaattgagtatctcgattcattagctgaaaatgctcaaaattgggacactataggtacaatcgaaccatcaaacaagattcaatctcctacatctggtggag tttcaaaaggccaaattttgaaccattttctcaaaattacaatccaggttggcgaaatcatccaaaatttAGTTGGAgaaat tgaaaaaggtaaatttccttcacaatctctgcctaatcccaaggatcatcattcacaaactggaacttctggaactcaaccgatggatcaggtaaaatctgttattacccttcgaagtggtaaggttgtggaaaaatccattcttgaaccttgtgaagatgat ggtcgtccatttttagcaacttctaatgctcttataaattgcaggaatggaataatgaagttgtcatttggtaacatgaccttggagctcaatgtttttaatctttgtaagcaacca gataaaagaaaatttttgaatgaggtaaaaaacttttattggtaTGATTCGTATCTGTTCAATTATTGTCcgtatcaaatttttcgacgttgcatacccgacaatgaggtaagtagtgtcattaaattttgtcattcagaagcatgcggaggacatttttcttcaaagaaaacggctgcaaaaatcttgcagtgtggattttattggcccactttgtttaaagacacccacgaaatctgcaagatctgtgaaaattgtcaaaaattgggtgcgatttcaaaaagaaacatgatgcctttgtatcctattattgaaattgaaatctttgattgtTGGGGAATAGATTTTGTGGGACCTTTTCCATcttcgtttggatacttgtatattttagttgcagttgattatgtttccaaatggatagaggcaattccatgtcgaacaaatgatcataaaattgtcatcaaatttttgaaagaaaatatttttagtagatttggaattcctcgagccatgataagtgatgggggaactcactttgttaataaaccatctgcttcattaatgaaaaaatatggtattactcataaagtaactactccttatcattaTCAAaaaaatggacaagttgaattagctaatagggagataaagcaaattttggaaaaaatt